The Aerosakkonema funiforme FACHB-1375 genome includes a region encoding these proteins:
- a CDS encoding thiol-disulfide oxidoreductase DCC family protein, which translates to MNYNVIYDGNCNLCVTLVQLLESLDNGKMFKYTPMQDTESLNRFGITSKDCEMGMILLDADAPEKRWQGSAAAEEIGRLLPMGSIFVEAYRALPGVKWAGDRIYEQIRDNRYTLFGKRGTTYQSAYPIGCSSTGNCAN; encoded by the coding sequence ATGAATTACAATGTCATTTACGACGGCAACTGCAATCTTTGCGTTACCCTAGTGCAACTGCTAGAAAGCTTAGACAACGGCAAAATGTTTAAGTATACGCCGATGCAGGATACGGAAAGTCTGAATCGATTTGGGATTACTTCCAAAGATTGCGAAATGGGGATGATTTTGCTAGACGCAGATGCACCGGAAAAACGCTGGCAAGGTAGTGCTGCTGCTGAAGAAATTGGGCGCTTATTGCCAATGGGAAGCATTTTTGTGGAAGCATATCGAGCTTTGCCTGGGGTCAAGTGGGCGGGCGATCGCATTTACGAACAAATCCGCGACAATCGCTATACTTTATTCGGCAAACGCGGCACAACATATCAATCTGCCTATCCGATCGGTTGCAGTTCCACCGGAAATTGCGCTAATTAA
- a CDS encoding potassium channel family protein produces MKPRIIVCGLGSTGYKIFSLLRQQGAYVIGIHDRPIPGEDRDVVVGDLKAASTLKTAGIYEAHTLVLAGNDEALNLAILTQARVLNPRIRVINRLFNTSLGDRLDKILADHVSMSVAALAAPTFAFAALGNKAIGQLRLFNQTWPIHEEYIHEHHPWKNRRLSELWEDRSRMLIYYLPLKGQIDLVSAVICGQQLQEGDRLIIGSKPSIRNHRQSWLQKLLKVVTNLRQFKQHAQALAVITIVLFATIFISTLTYILTDLQTPFIDALYFSVGMISGAGGNEKVAENAPESIKLFTVFMMLLGAATLGIFYALLTDFVLGTRFKQFWDAARIPHKNHYIICGLGGIGVQIVNQLHNHGHEVVVIEKDPNNRFFNSVRSLGIPVILGDASLSDNLKTANLEKADALLAVTSNDMANLEIALTAKGMAPKLPVIVRNQEPQFASTIQEVFEFEEVLSPSELAAPAFAAAALGGRILGNGITADTLWVALATMITSGHPFCGKRVKDAAMDADFVPLYIETKSQTIHGWDLLETALGAGDILYLTMPATGLDRLWRVPSQVLANSDRAIST; encoded by the coding sequence ATGAAACCCCGAATCATCGTCTGCGGCTTGGGTTCTACTGGTTATAAAATATTCTCATTGCTGAGGCAACAAGGAGCGTATGTTATTGGCATCCACGATCGGCCCATCCCTGGAGAAGATCGCGATGTTGTCGTCGGAGATCTCAAGGCAGCTTCCACGTTAAAAACAGCCGGAATTTACGAAGCACATACTTTAGTTCTGGCAGGAAACGACGAAGCGCTAAATTTGGCAATCCTTACCCAAGCGCGAGTTCTCAATCCTCGCATTCGCGTGATCAACCGCTTGTTCAATACTAGCTTGGGCGATCGACTCGATAAAATCCTCGCCGATCACGTTAGCATGAGCGTTGCCGCCTTAGCAGCGCCGACTTTTGCTTTTGCTGCCTTGGGAAATAAAGCGATCGGACAATTGCGGCTGTTTAACCAAACTTGGCCCATTCACGAAGAATACATTCACGAACACCACCCCTGGAAAAATCGCCGACTCAGCGAACTGTGGGAGGATCGTTCCCGAATGCTGATTTACTATCTGCCACTCAAAGGTCAGATCGATTTGGTTTCTGCCGTCATCTGCGGACAGCAACTGCAAGAAGGCGATCGACTCATCATCGGCAGCAAACCTAGCATCCGCAACCATCGTCAATCTTGGCTTCAGAAACTGCTCAAAGTAGTCACTAATTTGCGACAATTTAAGCAACACGCTCAAGCTCTAGCTGTAATAACTATTGTACTTTTTGCCACAATTTTTATCTCCACACTCACCTATATTTTGACCGATCTGCAAACACCTTTTATCGATGCCCTCTATTTTTCCGTTGGCATGATTAGCGGTGCTGGGGGTAACGAAAAAGTAGCAGAAAATGCCCCAGAAAGCATCAAACTATTTACAGTATTCATGATGCTGCTGGGGGCAGCAACCCTGGGGATTTTCTACGCACTGCTTACCGATTTCGTCTTAGGAACCCGCTTCAAACAATTTTGGGACGCCGCACGGATTCCCCATAAAAACCACTACATTATCTGCGGACTCGGCGGCATCGGCGTGCAAATAGTCAATCAACTCCACAATCACGGGCATGAAGTAGTCGTCATCGAAAAAGATCCCAACAATCGTTTTTTCAACTCAGTTCGTTCTTTAGGCATACCCGTAATTTTGGGAGATGCCAGTTTATCTGACAACCTCAAAACTGCCAACCTGGAAAAAGCAGACGCCCTCTTGGCAGTTACCAGCAACGATATGGCAAATTTAGAAATTGCCCTAACCGCCAAAGGAATGGCACCTAAATTGCCAGTCATAGTGCGAAATCAAGAACCACAATTTGCTAGCACCATACAAGAGGTATTTGAATTTGAAGAAGTCTTGAGTCCCAGCGAATTAGCTGCACCCGCATTCGCAGCGGCAGCTTTGGGAGGACGTATTTTAGGTAATGGTATCACCGCCGATACCCTGTGGGTTGCCTTAGCAACAATGATTACTTCCGGGCATCCTTTTTGCGGCAAGCGAGTCAAAGATGCGGCAATGGATGCTGACTTCGTACCT